The following coding sequences lie in one Myxococcus xanthus genomic window:
- a CDS encoding prepilin-type N-terminal cleavage/methylation domain-containing protein, with protein sequence MSRRDARGMTLLEVSIVLAIIAVLAALAYAGYAQLSARAGPQNAAADLSGALAEARARAVDRQADVWLIIYPDINPEGQASAGHGAWFLLEDRLRNFGDAAGAGGQLSFGTFSPPLDIQPSADQGRLMDAMYLDRYSQRTVRFGASGNLAWTGIFEGLAATDCSFCSGAPRRGAIVFRGDGSARFVDGAGQPVIPAGNGTVNRAASLALLSTDGQREYLFAVSAPVGFVDMRVNR encoded by the coding sequence GTGAGCCGGCGCGACGCACGCGGAATGACGCTGCTGGAGGTCAGCATCGTCCTCGCCATCATCGCGGTGCTGGCCGCGCTGGCCTACGCGGGCTACGCGCAGCTCAGCGCGCGGGCGGGTCCGCAGAACGCGGCCGCCGACCTGTCCGGCGCGCTCGCCGAGGCCCGGGCTCGCGCCGTGGACCGTCAGGCCGACGTGTGGCTCATCATCTACCCGGACATCAATCCGGAGGGTCAGGCCAGCGCGGGCCATGGCGCCTGGTTCCTGCTGGAGGACCGCCTGCGCAACTTCGGAGACGCCGCGGGCGCCGGCGGACAGCTGAGCTTCGGCACCTTCTCGCCCCCGCTGGACATCCAGCCCTCCGCGGACCAGGGCCGGTTGATGGACGCCATGTACCTGGACCGCTACTCGCAGCGCACCGTGCGCTTCGGCGCCAGCGGCAACCTGGCGTGGACCGGCATCTTCGAGGGACTGGCCGCCACGGACTGCAGCTTCTGCAGCGGCGCGCCGCGGCGGGGCGCCATCGTCTTCCGCGGTGACGGCTCCGCGCGCTTCGTGGACGGCGCGGGCCAGCCAGTCATCCCCGCCGGCAACGGCACCGTGAACCGGGCCGCGTCGCTGGCACTTCTCTCCACCGACGGGCAGCGCGAATACCTCTTCGCCGTCTCCGCGCCCGTTGGCTTCGTCGACATGAGGGTCAACCGATGA
- a CDS encoding peptide chain release factor family protein — protein MSISPTRRQAALDALKLDDESLLKACEVDYFIASGPGGQHRNTTASGVRLTHAPTELSVSATERRSQVQNKGVALERLREGLKVLTFVPKVRRATKPTAGSKRRRLEGKKRTSEKKALRNSKSGW, from the coding sequence ATGAGCATTTCACCCACCCGCCGGCAGGCCGCGCTGGACGCCCTCAAGCTGGACGACGAGTCCCTCCTGAAGGCGTGTGAGGTGGACTACTTCATCGCCTCGGGCCCGGGGGGACAGCACCGCAACACCACCGCCAGCGGCGTGCGCCTCACGCATGCCCCCACCGAGCTGTCCGTCAGCGCCACCGAGCGCCGCAGCCAGGTGCAGAACAAGGGAGTGGCGCTGGAGCGTCTGCGCGAGGGACTCAAGGTCCTCACATTCGTGCCCAAGGTGCGGCGGGCCACCAAGCCCACCGCCGGCTCCAAGCGGCGGCGCCTGGAAGGCAAGAAGCGCACCTCCGAAAAGAAGGCCCTGAGAAACAGCAAATCTGGCTGGTAA
- a CDS encoding histone deacetylase, with amino-acid sequence MRVFHSDSYEVPLPPGHRFPMEKYRLLREALLERGVLSPESLTESTPCPRQDLARVHTPRYLDALSQGTLTDAEQRRLGFPWSPELVRRFSAAVAGTVDAARAALQDGIGGNLSGGTHHGFPDHGEGFCVFNDIAVAIRVLQASRDIRRAVVVDLDVHQGNGTAAVFTGDDSVFTFSMHGENNFPFRKQPSHLDVGLPDGTGDAAYLDALALHLPEVLDSAGACILFFQAGVDPLAEDALGRLSLTHAGLRARDRLVLEAARQRGIPAVLTLGGGYAKPLSATIDAHVGTYEVARALFR; translated from the coding sequence GTGCGCGTCTTCCATTCGGACAGCTACGAAGTCCCGTTGCCTCCCGGCCACCGCTTCCCCATGGAGAAGTACCGACTGCTGCGCGAGGCGCTCCTGGAGCGGGGCGTGCTCTCCCCGGAATCCCTCACCGAATCCACGCCCTGCCCACGCCAGGACCTCGCGCGCGTCCACACGCCCCGCTACCTCGACGCGCTGTCCCAGGGCACCCTCACCGACGCCGAGCAACGGCGCCTCGGCTTCCCCTGGTCGCCCGAGTTGGTGCGGCGCTTCTCCGCCGCGGTGGCCGGCACCGTCGACGCGGCTCGCGCGGCGCTCCAGGACGGCATCGGAGGCAACCTCTCCGGCGGCACGCACCACGGCTTTCCGGACCACGGCGAGGGCTTCTGCGTCTTCAATGACATCGCGGTGGCCATCCGCGTGCTCCAGGCCTCGCGCGACATCCGCCGGGCCGTGGTGGTGGACCTGGACGTCCACCAGGGCAACGGCACCGCCGCCGTCTTCACCGGCGACGACTCCGTCTTCACCTTCTCCATGCACGGAGAGAACAACTTCCCCTTCCGCAAGCAGCCCTCCCACCTCGACGTGGGCCTGCCGGACGGCACCGGAGACGCGGCGTATCTGGACGCGCTCGCCCTGCACCTGCCCGAGGTGCTCGACAGCGCGGGCGCCTGCATCCTCTTCTTCCAGGCGGGCGTGGACCCGCTCGCGGAAGACGCGCTGGGACGGCTGTCCCTCACTCACGCCGGACTGAGAGCGCGAGACAGGCTGGTGCTGGAGGCCGCACGCCAGCGGGGCATCCCCGCGGTGCTCACCCTGGGCGGCGGCTACGCGAAACCTCTGTCCGCCACGATTGATGCGCACGTGGGCACCTACGAGGTGGCTCGTGCGTTGTTCCGCTGA
- a CDS encoding PilW family protein, whose product MSTSRTHARRGFTLIELLVGITVSSVVLLAVAGTIIAVNNIFQNNTISKTAVEGSRVGSDYLNRTLRYAGYGLDPAIAFNFDTVGLPGDRKDNYTEEVEGWGNFVTDDLAFRYRDPMFLRRGQLDGTGTEPFQLELEPAATFGQPLRQGQAVLIACPGGQDYFLGRLTADVPADGTAASLDTALAAGLPGDVPKSCMADATRMPFVMLVHEKRLRVEAYGGRPYLVVRHGWAQNADFDPIAVDVESFQVSYQMNRPPANSACCAGLPAPDGAVGSGMAWVLGDEDSVVLPKYDADVPPPTYSTPYDAPLRYNMNPANIRSVGVGLTVRSVRPLPSGKKNQGRKLFNADPVNPEDMFFRTTVETSLRIPNMTSRAFFIPELRSEGVAGDIKNVWGG is encoded by the coding sequence GTGAGCACGTCCAGGACGCACGCGCGACGCGGCTTCACGCTCATCGAGTTGCTGGTAGGCATCACCGTCTCCTCGGTGGTGCTGCTGGCGGTGGCGGGGACCATCATCGCCGTCAACAACATCTTCCAGAACAACACCATCTCCAAGACGGCAGTCGAAGGCAGCCGCGTGGGCTCCGACTACCTCAACCGCACCCTGCGCTACGCGGGCTACGGTCTGGACCCGGCCATCGCCTTCAACTTCGACACGGTGGGCCTGCCCGGGGACCGCAAGGACAACTACACGGAGGAAGTGGAGGGCTGGGGCAACTTCGTCACCGACGACCTGGCCTTCCGCTACCGCGACCCCATGTTCCTGCGCCGTGGCCAGCTCGACGGCACCGGGACGGAGCCCTTCCAATTGGAGCTGGAGCCCGCCGCGACCTTCGGCCAGCCGCTGCGCCAGGGGCAGGCCGTGCTCATCGCCTGCCCGGGTGGCCAGGACTACTTCCTGGGACGCCTGACGGCGGACGTGCCCGCGGACGGCACCGCCGCCTCGCTGGACACCGCGCTCGCCGCGGGCCTCCCGGGCGACGTGCCCAAGTCCTGCATGGCGGACGCCACCCGCATGCCCTTCGTCATGCTGGTGCATGAGAAGCGGCTGCGCGTGGAGGCGTACGGTGGCCGCCCGTACCTGGTGGTGAGGCACGGCTGGGCGCAGAACGCCGACTTCGACCCCATCGCCGTGGACGTGGAGTCCTTCCAGGTCAGCTACCAGATGAACCGGCCGCCCGCGAACTCCGCGTGCTGCGCCGGCCTGCCCGCGCCCGACGGCGCCGTGGGCAGCGGCATGGCCTGGGTGCTGGGTGACGAGGATTCCGTCGTGCTGCCCAAGTACGACGCCGACGTTCCGCCGCCCACGTACAGCACGCCGTACGACGCGCCCCTCCGCTACAACATGAACCCGGCCAACATCCGCTCGGTGGGCGTGGGCCTCACGGTGCGCTCGGTGCGCCCGCTGCCTTCCGGCAAGAAGAACCAGGGCCGCAAGCTCTTCAACGCGGACCCCGTGAATCCCGAGGACATGTTCTTCCGCACCACCGTGGAGACGTCTCTCCGCATTCCCAACATGACGTCCCGCGCCTTCTTCATCCCCGAGCTGCGCTCCGAAGGCGTCGCCGGTGACATCAAGAACGTCTGGGGAGGCTAG
- a CDS encoding pilus assembly protein N-terminal domain-containing protein: MPLLTVFPTPSLKYRSRAPRWKLWAPLALTLAASAAWAQDAATDTPAAAPAPDYAVEAKNAQPSGLVVRVAPLHQTQFIVENAERVRVQASAVVEASLGEPNQIMVQGLSLGVSEVLVWRQGTRQPLSVRVEVAK; the protein is encoded by the coding sequence ATGCCCTTGCTCACGGTTTTTCCGACACCTTCCCTGAAGTACCGTTCCCGCGCGCCCCGCTGGAAGCTGTGGGCACCCCTGGCGCTGACGCTGGCCGCCTCCGCCGCGTGGGCCCAGGACGCCGCCACCGACACCCCCGCCGCCGCGCCCGCGCCGGACTACGCCGTCGAGGCGAAGAACGCTCAGCCGTCCGGCCTGGTGGTGCGGGTGGCGCCCCTTCATCAGACGCAGTTCATCGTGGAGAACGCCGAGCGCGTGAGGGTCCAGGCCTCCGCGGTGGTCGAGGCGTCGCTCGGTGAGCCGAATCAAATCATGGTCCAGGGGCTGAGCCTGGGCGTGTCCGAGGTGCTCGTGTGGCGCCAGGGCACCAGGCAGCCCCTGAGCGTGCGCGTGGAGGTCGCCAAGTGA
- a CDS encoding type IV pilus modification PilV family protein, translated as MRRLNPASRRAHMRGATLIEGMAAAAILAMGISGVFGGLIFASQQNAAANRLSQASAIASQVRSGLQLQGRSRLFAGAGPLSGARCAGAAETLELAGGLSTLPDACVVDLDAFETATGDPLLRVVPGYSPEESEHYRRVLVWTPAQAIDSVAVVVSFRSAGQRRYVKQFVALYNPAENGAGVEL; from the coding sequence ATGAGGCGCCTGAATCCCGCATCCCGCCGCGCCCACATGCGCGGCGCCACGCTCATTGAAGGCATGGCGGCCGCCGCCATCCTCGCCATGGGCATCAGCGGCGTCTTCGGCGGGCTCATCTTCGCCAGCCAGCAGAACGCCGCCGCCAACCGCCTGTCGCAGGCCAGCGCCATCGCCTCGCAGGTGCGCTCCGGCCTCCAGCTCCAGGGCCGCTCCCGCCTCTTCGCCGGCGCCGGGCCGCTGTCCGGCGCGCGCTGCGCCGGCGCCGCGGAGACGCTCGAGCTGGCCGGCGGCCTCTCCACCCTGCCCGACGCGTGCGTCGTGGACCTGGACGCCTTCGAGACCGCGACCGGCGACCCGCTGCTCCGCGTGGTGCCGGGTTACTCGCCGGAGGAGAGCGAACACTACCGCCGCGTCCTCGTGTGGACGCCGGCGCAGGCCATCGACTCGGTCGCGGTGGTGGTGTCCTTCCGCAGCGCCGGCCAGCGTCGCTACGTCAAGCAGTTCGTCGCGCTCTACAACCCGGCGGAGAACGGCGCGGGGGTGGAACTGTGA
- a CDS encoding vWA domain-containing protein — protein MDRKSLSRAALSAALVTALSAALSLAEESPIFKPVEKPAPAKTATPAAQAKPAPNQKPAQPAPSQQQVPAAARPEIEVVFVLDTTGSMSGLLEGAKRKIYSIASRIAQGRPTPHLKVGLVAYRDVGDDYVTKRFDLSDDLDTVFANLRKFEAGGGGDTPEHVGRGLGEAVSKLSWSKNREVMKAIFLVGDAPPAQRNDDWDFKHWAKKAREKHIVVNTVRCGGDAETEASWRFVAKLTDGTFDTIDQGGGMVAVATPYDAELAKVNAELATKTLYTGRREVQAENMARAASMGALAPEAAAERISYMKKTRGGGAAGAPASSAPKAVGGAVDLVEAPSALDGVKADELPSELKGLSKEAQAAKVKALSEEKKALEKKAETLAAEREAWLTKNAPEKEDAFDANVMKGVKAQAARYNIAY, from the coding sequence ATGGACCGCAAGTCCCTGTCGCGCGCCGCGCTGTCGGCCGCGCTCGTCACCGCTCTGTCCGCTGCCCTGTCCCTGGCCGAGGAGAGCCCGATTTTCAAGCCCGTGGAGAAGCCCGCGCCCGCCAAGACGGCGACGCCGGCCGCTCAGGCGAAGCCCGCTCCGAACCAGAAGCCCGCGCAGCCGGCGCCGTCCCAGCAGCAGGTCCCCGCCGCCGCCCGGCCGGAGATTGAAGTGGTGTTCGTGCTGGATACGACGGGCTCGATGAGCGGGCTGCTGGAGGGAGCGAAGCGGAAGATCTACTCCATCGCCTCGCGCATCGCGCAGGGCCGTCCGACGCCGCACCTGAAGGTGGGGCTGGTGGCCTACCGCGACGTGGGCGACGACTACGTCACGAAGCGCTTCGACCTGAGCGACGACCTGGACACGGTGTTCGCCAACCTGCGCAAGTTCGAGGCGGGTGGCGGCGGGGATACGCCCGAGCACGTGGGGCGCGGGCTGGGCGAGGCCGTGTCCAAGCTGTCCTGGAGCAAGAACCGGGAGGTGATGAAGGCCATCTTCCTGGTGGGGGACGCGCCCCCGGCGCAGCGCAACGACGACTGGGACTTCAAGCACTGGGCGAAGAAGGCCCGGGAGAAGCACATCGTCGTGAACACCGTGCGGTGCGGCGGGGATGCCGAGACGGAGGCGTCGTGGCGGTTCGTGGCGAAGCTGACGGACGGCACCTTCGACACCATTGACCAGGGCGGTGGCATGGTCGCCGTCGCCACGCCGTATGACGCGGAGCTGGCGAAGGTGAACGCGGAGCTGGCCACCAAGACGCTCTACACGGGCCGCAGGGAGGTCCAGGCGGAGAACATGGCGCGCGCCGCTTCCATGGGTGCGCTGGCGCCGGAGGCGGCGGCCGAGCGCATCAGCTACATGAAGAAGACGCGCGGCGGTGGGGCCGCAGGAGCCCCCGCGAGCAGCGCGCCCAAGGCGGTGGGCGGCGCGGTGGACCTGGTGGAGGCGCCGTCCGCGCTGGATGGCGTGAAAGCGGACGAGCTCCCCTCCGAACTCAAGGGCCTGTCCAAGGAGGCGCAGGCCGCGAAGGTGAAGGCGCTCTCCGAGGAGAAGAAGGCGCTGGAGAAGAAGGCGGAGACGCTGGCCGCGGAGCGCGAGGCGTGGCTGACGAAGAACGCTCCCGAGAAGGAGGACGCCTTCGACGCCAACGTGATGAAGGGCGTGAAGGCGCAGGCCGCCCGCTACAACATCGCCTACTGA